The following coding sequences lie in one Lepeophtheirus salmonis chromosome 11, UVic_Lsal_1.4, whole genome shotgun sequence genomic window:
- the LOC121125973 gene encoding lipopolysaccharide-induced tumor necrosis factor-alpha factor homolog, which produces MEKSSAPPMENSPQPQAMEAPPSYEQSFRDGPPPPGQYEYKAPSGGGGFTGAPAPVPPPQYQTQGAPQPPGQQQQIVVQYVNAPNFGPRSVRMTCPQCQSHVQTETSSEPGPMAWVIAGVLCIVGLWPCACVPCCIEQLNCVTHKCPQCQTFLGRYKGANSNF; this is translated from the exons atgGAGAAAAGCTCAGCACCTCCAATGGAGAACTCTCCCCAGCCTCAAGCCATGGAAGCACCACCCAGCTACGAACAATCCTTTCGAGACGGTCCACCTCCTCCAGGACAATATGAATACAAGGCACCCTCGGGGGGTGGAGGCTTTACAGGAGCCCCAGCGCCCGTTCCTCCTCCCCAATATCAGACCCAAGGAGCTCCTCAACCTCCAGGACAGCAACAACAAATCGTGGTTCAGTATGTGAATGCACCTAACTTTGGACCACGGAGTGTAAGAATGACGTGTCCGCAGTGTCAGAGTCATGTGCAAACGGAGACTTCCTCAGAGCCTGGACCTATGGCATGGGTCATTGCTGGTGTCCTTTGCATTGTTgg ACTTTGGCCATGCGCTTGTGTCCCTTGTTGTATTGAGCAACTCAACTGCGTTACTCACAAATGTCCACAGTGCCAGACGTTCTTGGGAAGATATAAAG